A section of the Acidobacterium capsulatum ATCC 51196 genome encodes:
- the crtI gene encoding phytoene desaturase family protein: MKRTSHVVIVGAGPGGLAAAILLAKSGVEVTVVEKRPSVGGRTSTIHADGFRFDTGPTFFLYPRILREIFAAAGRNLDDEVEMKRLDPQYRLVFGSGGELLATPDIEKMEKAIAALSPGDAVRFRDFLKENREKLERFIPCLESPFESWKDLARPGMLKLLPLLRPWRSLDDDLRSFFSDERIRLGFSFQSKYLGMSPFSCPSLFSILSFLEYEHGVFHPMGGCGAVTEAMARVAQDLGAKILLDEPVEEILFENRKAVGLRTATRRLRADAVVVNAEFAEAMRRMVPNKLRRKWTDERIESKRYSCSTFMMYLGIEGRYDHAAHHTIYLSEDYRQNLEDIEKLHRLSDDPSFYVQNACITDATLAPEGMSTLYVLLPVTHEHPNVDWKKEEPRFRELALQQLARIGIDDVEKRIRVERRHTPRTWGSEFALHRGATFSMAHSLDQMLHLRPHNRFEDLDSVYLVGGGTHPGSGLPVIFESARITSRLLLEDLKVEPQWEAVPSLRQNTVAEAYS; this comes from the coding sequence ATGAAACGGACCAGTCATGTCGTCATAGTTGGAGCGGGCCCCGGAGGACTGGCTGCGGCTATTCTGCTGGCAAAATCGGGCGTGGAAGTTACGGTGGTGGAAAAGCGGCCGAGCGTGGGTGGCCGCACTTCGACAATTCACGCGGATGGCTTCCGGTTTGATACCGGGCCGACGTTCTTTCTTTATCCGCGGATTCTGCGGGAGATTTTTGCAGCGGCTGGGCGCAATCTCGACGATGAGGTCGAGATGAAGAGGCTCGATCCACAATACCGGCTGGTCTTTGGCTCAGGAGGCGAGCTGCTGGCGACGCCTGACATCGAAAAGATGGAAAAGGCAATTGCCGCGCTGTCGCCTGGAGATGCGGTGCGGTTTCGGGACTTTTTGAAGGAGAACCGCGAGAAGCTGGAGCGGTTTATTCCCTGCCTTGAGTCGCCTTTTGAGAGCTGGAAGGATCTGGCGCGGCCTGGGATGCTGAAGCTGCTGCCGCTGCTGCGTCCGTGGCGCTCTCTTGACGATGACTTGCGCAGCTTCTTTTCCGACGAGCGTATCCGGCTGGGTTTCAGCTTTCAGTCTAAGTACTTAGGCATGTCGCCTTTTTCATGCCCGAGTCTGTTCAGCATTTTGTCGTTTCTTGAGTATGAGCATGGGGTGTTTCACCCGATGGGCGGCTGCGGTGCGGTGACGGAAGCGATGGCGCGCGTGGCGCAGGACCTGGGCGCGAAGATTCTGCTGGATGAGCCGGTGGAGGAGATTCTATTTGAGAACAGGAAGGCCGTCGGCCTGCGCACAGCAACCCGGCGGCTGCGCGCCGATGCGGTGGTGGTGAATGCGGAGTTTGCCGAGGCGATGCGCCGGATGGTTCCGAACAAGCTGCGCCGCAAGTGGACGGATGAGCGCATTGAGTCGAAGCGCTACTCCTGCTCGACGTTCATGATGTACCTGGGCATTGAGGGCCGCTACGATCACGCGGCACATCACACGATCTATCTCTCAGAGGATTACCGGCAGAATCTAGAGGACATTGAGAAGCTGCACCGGTTGTCGGATGATCCTTCGTTCTATGTGCAGAATGCGTGTATTACAGATGCGACGCTGGCACCAGAGGGCATGAGCACGCTGTATGTGCTGCTGCCGGTGACGCACGAGCATCCGAATGTGGACTGGAAGAAGGAAGAGCCGCGCTTTCGTGAACTCGCGCTGCAACAACTTGCGCGGATTGGAATCGATGACGTGGAGAAGCGAATTCGCGTGGAGCGGCGGCACACGCCTCGCACGTGGGGCAGCGAGTTTGCGCTGCATCGCGGGGCGACCTTCAGCATGGCACACAGCCTGGACCAGATGCTGCACCTGAGACCGCACAACCGCTTTGAGGACCTGGACAGTGTGTACCTGGTGGGTGGAGGCACGCATCCGGGCAGCGGGTTGCCGGTGATCTTTGAGTCGGCGCGCATCACCTCGCGGCTGCTGCTCGAAGACCTGAAGGTCGAGCCGCAGTGGGAGGCCGTGCCATCGTTGCGGCAAAACACGGTGGCAGAAGCGTATTCTTAG
- a CDS encoding sodium:solute symporter family protein — protein sequence MSPLYAVVLGAIVLALLGVSLGRMHTVKTRADYLVAGRSLPAFVLVFTLLSSWIGSGSLLGGAENAYEHGFVALWQAAGGWLGLLLIYFIAPRARRFAQFTIPDLLEARYNQTARVLGVIAVLFAYTAITSYQIIGGGDILHLIFPAISATLGRYIITAFVIVFTAIAGMASVAYMDVVIGLLATFTLIVATFFVLHAVGGWHVVTHSLPASHFTVFGDSGWVWAMELALPTMLLMLGNQSMYQKFFSAKSERDARVAVVGWIIGTVILETIIVALAVFGSVMFPHGEVSHRPREIIAYVGLHGVPALLGSLLVGSVFAKIISTANNYLFSPATNLVNDVFVRYIAPNASNRTVLLVSRSMVALLGIWSLYQAMGTQSVLKETLYAYTVYAAALTPVILAAFYSKRATSAGAVSAIAAGTVVTVGWDSRWLHPYLPAGLAHLDAIFPALASAVLCLVVVSAVTPKPSAEQLAPFLQEAGAE from the coding sequence ATGTCTCCTCTGTACGCTGTGGTGCTTGGCGCCATTGTGCTTGCTTTGCTGGGTGTGTCGCTGGGGCGCATGCACACGGTGAAGACCCGCGCCGACTACCTTGTGGCGGGCCGTTCGCTGCCGGCCTTTGTGCTGGTGTTTACGCTGCTGTCGTCATGGATTGGGTCGGGCTCGTTGCTGGGCGGCGCGGAGAACGCCTACGAGCATGGCTTTGTGGCGCTGTGGCAGGCGGCCGGAGGATGGCTGGGCCTGCTGCTGATCTACTTCATTGCTCCGCGCGCGCGGCGCTTCGCGCAGTTCACGATTCCTGATCTGCTGGAGGCCCGCTACAACCAGACGGCGCGCGTGCTGGGCGTGATTGCGGTGCTGTTTGCGTATACGGCCATCACGAGCTACCAGATCATTGGCGGCGGAGATATTCTGCACCTGATTTTTCCGGCGATCAGCGCCACGCTGGGACGCTACATCATCACGGCGTTTGTGATTGTGTTCACGGCGATTGCCGGTATGGCTTCAGTGGCCTACATGGATGTGGTGATTGGGCTGCTGGCGACCTTCACGCTGATAGTCGCCACGTTTTTTGTGCTGCATGCGGTGGGAGGATGGCATGTGGTGACGCATTCGCTGCCGGCGTCGCACTTCACGGTGTTTGGCGATTCGGGCTGGGTGTGGGCGATGGAGCTGGCGCTACCGACCATGCTGCTGATGCTGGGCAATCAGTCGATGTATCAGAAGTTTTTCTCCGCCAAGTCAGAACGGGATGCGCGCGTGGCGGTGGTGGGCTGGATCATTGGCACCGTCATATTGGAAACGATCATTGTGGCGCTGGCGGTGTTTGGCTCGGTGATGTTTCCGCACGGCGAGGTATCGCATCGCCCGCGCGAGATTATCGCTTATGTGGGGCTGCATGGCGTGCCGGCGCTGCTGGGCTCGCTGCTGGTGGGGTCAGTGTTTGCGAAGATTATCTCGACCGCGAATAACTACCTGTTTTCACCGGCGACCAACCTGGTGAACGACGTATTTGTGCGCTACATTGCACCGAATGCCTCGAACCGGACAGTGCTGCTGGTTTCGCGGTCGATGGTGGCGCTGCTGGGAATCTGGTCGTTGTATCAGGCGATGGGAACGCAATCGGTTTTGAAGGAGACGCTTTACGCTTACACGGTGTACGCGGCAGCGCTGACGCCGGTGATTCTGGCGGCGTTCTACTCCAAACGCGCGACCAGCGCCGGAGCCGTGTCTGCGATTGCGGCTGGAACGGTTGTGACGGTGGGCTGGGATTCGCGGTGGCTGCACCCGTATCTGCCAGCCGGACTGGCGCATCTGGATGCCATTTTTCCTGCGCTGGCGAGCGCGGTTCTCTGCCTGGTCGTGGTGAGCGCAGTGACACCGAAACCCAGCGCCGAGCAACTTGCGCCATTTCTTCAAGAGGCTGGCGCGGAGTAA
- a CDS encoding DUF167 domain-containing protein, with the protein MIPAGLVRETPTGAVLAVRVTPRASRSSFQGVLEKEGQTMLRVALHAPPIDGRANEELLDFLARQLDLPGSSLEIIRGLQSREKLVRMTGMSVKELESLLLPLLRRFLTAQA; encoded by the coding sequence ATGATTCCGGCGGGCCTGGTGCGCGAGACGCCCACGGGTGCGGTGCTGGCGGTGCGCGTGACGCCCCGCGCGAGCCGTTCGTCCTTTCAGGGCGTGCTCGAAAAAGAAGGCCAGACAATGCTGCGGGTTGCGCTGCATGCGCCGCCGATCGATGGACGGGCGAATGAAGAGTTGCTCGACTTTTTGGCGCGGCAACTGGATCTGCCGGGTTCGTCGCTCGAGATTATTCGCGGCCTGCAGTCGCGCGAGAAGCTGGTGCGCATGACAGGAATGAGTGTGAAAGAGCTGGAGTCGCTGCTGCTGCCGTTGCTGCGGCGCTTTCTCACGGCCCAGGCCTGA
- a CDS encoding YggS family pyridoxal phosphate-dependent enzyme gives MRNSEVAGETFSNRLAQVEESIAAACRHAGRTRESVQLMAVSKTHPADAIAEAVAAGVTLFGENRVQEFQQKAQELEQLGIQNAEVHLIGHLQSNKTGKAAEIFAGVDTVDSLRLAERLQDAAARLGKTLPVLLEIKLSEEEAKTGLSPESEETRTLLERLPELTALKMRGLMTVAPLTGGETGTRDCFRRLRKLRDAWSAAYPRLNFEELSMGMSGDFAIAIEEGSTCVRIGTALFGKREMR, from the coding sequence ATGAGGAATTCAGAAGTCGCTGGCGAGACATTTTCTAACCGGCTCGCGCAGGTGGAAGAGAGCATTGCCGCCGCCTGCCGGCATGCCGGGCGGACGCGAGAGAGCGTGCAACTGATGGCGGTGTCCAAGACGCATCCAGCCGATGCCATTGCGGAAGCGGTGGCGGCGGGCGTGACCCTGTTTGGCGAGAATCGCGTGCAGGAGTTTCAGCAGAAGGCACAGGAGCTGGAGCAGCTTGGCATTCAGAATGCCGAGGTACACCTCATTGGCCATTTGCAGTCGAACAAGACAGGCAAGGCGGCGGAGATTTTTGCGGGCGTGGATACGGTGGATTCGCTGCGGCTGGCCGAACGCCTGCAGGATGCCGCAGCGCGGCTGGGCAAGACGTTGCCGGTGCTGCTGGAGATCAAGCTGAGCGAGGAAGAGGCCAAGACGGGGCTGAGTCCGGAAAGCGAAGAGACACGCACGCTGCTGGAGCGGCTGCCGGAGCTAACCGCACTCAAGATGCGCGGCCTGATGACGGTGGCGCCGCTGACCGGCGGCGAGACGGGGACGCGCGACTGCTTCCGGCGGCTACGCAAGCTGCGGGATGCGTGGAGCGCCGCGTATCCACGCTTGAACTTTGAAGAGCTTTCGATGGGCATGTCGGGCGACTTTGCGATTGCGATTGAGGAAGGCTCCACTTGCGTTCGCATTGGCACGGCGCTGTTTGGCAAGCGGGAGATGCGCTGA
- a CDS encoding 16S rRNA (uracil(1498)-N(3))-methyltransferase — protein MTRRRWIADTWDEATASLTGEQASHLIRVLRAQPGMEFDIVAGDRVWHGVIAGITGDAVRFNLVAEVEADPALPITLLLAVFKFDRMEWAIEKATELGVERIQPVIARRSEKHLAQAAAARVERWRRIAREAAKQSRRSDIPEIDEPLPLKTAVRQPGEHLRFLLAEQERSTTFRFALGEALAQAGDEIPKIEIAVGPEGGWTAEEEALFDAEGWKAVSLGPRILRAETAAMTATAVAAALLE, from the coding sequence ATGACAAGACGCCGATGGATTGCCGATACGTGGGATGAAGCCACCGCCTCGCTGACGGGAGAGCAGGCCTCGCACCTGATTCGCGTGCTGCGCGCGCAGCCGGGCATGGAGTTTGACATTGTCGCCGGCGACCGCGTGTGGCATGGCGTGATTGCGGGCATCACGGGCGACGCGGTGCGCTTTAACCTGGTGGCTGAAGTGGAGGCTGATCCGGCGCTGCCGATTACGCTGCTGCTGGCGGTCTTCAAATTTGACCGCATGGAGTGGGCGATTGAGAAGGCGACCGAACTCGGGGTGGAGCGCATTCAGCCCGTAATTGCACGGCGCTCGGAGAAGCACCTGGCGCAGGCGGCGGCCGCTCGTGTGGAACGCTGGCGGCGGATTGCGCGGGAAGCAGCGAAGCAATCGCGGCGCTCCGATATTCCCGAGATTGACGAACCGCTGCCGCTCAAGACCGCCGTGCGGCAGCCCGGTGAGCATCTGCGATTTCTGCTGGCCGAGCAGGAGCGCTCGACCACGTTTCGCTTTGCGCTTGGCGAAGCGCTGGCACAGGCTGGCGATGAGATTCCCAAGATTGAAATTGCCGTTGGCCCCGAAGGTGGATGGACGGCCGAGGAAGAAGCGCTCTTTGATGCGGAGGGCTGGAAGGCGGTGAGCCTGGGGCCGCGCATTTTGCGTGCCGAGACGGCCGCGATGACGGCAACGGCTGTGGCGGCGGCGTTGCTGGAGTAA
- a CDS encoding CPBP family intramembrane glutamic endopeptidase codes for MKIPESEVSMHETAMTGEPEQAAAAEQWKPLGQRVAPWWHTALIVLLLLATSLGSSLQARKGTLAVHHMTQYAATIGYEWVLLGVVWIGLRVRGVRLRTLLGVPHEGWKGLGRDFAFAGIFWVMAMAIIGCLSIGIYLLHHASATPPKGLTAIAPLSALDLLVWFALCISAGVCEEILFRGYLMRQFSFGGKAWIGVVISSLIFGASHGYEGWSRMLLLSVLGALLCLLYLKSRSLRPGMIAHAWQDIFAGLVLMGASHFHVLPK; via the coding sequence ATGAAGATACCAGAGAGTGAGGTTTCCATGCACGAAACGGCGATGACAGGTGAGCCCGAGCAGGCGGCGGCAGCGGAGCAATGGAAGCCGCTGGGCCAACGTGTCGCCCCGTGGTGGCACACGGCGCTGATTGTGCTGCTGCTGCTGGCAACGTCGCTCGGCAGCAGCCTGCAGGCGCGCAAGGGCACGCTGGCGGTACACCACATGACACAGTATGCCGCGACCATCGGTTATGAATGGGTGCTGCTGGGCGTGGTGTGGATTGGCCTGCGCGTGCGAGGCGTTCGACTGCGAACGCTGCTGGGCGTTCCGCACGAGGGATGGAAGGGACTGGGACGCGACTTTGCATTTGCGGGCATCTTCTGGGTGATGGCGATGGCTATCATCGGATGCCTCTCGATTGGAATCTACCTGCTGCATCATGCGTCGGCGACGCCGCCGAAGGGATTGACGGCGATTGCTCCGCTCAGCGCGCTGGACCTGCTGGTGTGGTTTGCGCTGTGCATCTCGGCGGGCGTTTGCGAAGAGATTCTGTTTCGCGGCTACCTGATGCGGCAGTTTTCGTTTGGCGGCAAAGCGTGGATTGGCGTGGTGATTTCTTCGCTGATCTTTGGCGCGAGCCATGGATATGAAGGATGGTCACGCATGCTGCTGCTGAGCGTGCTGGGCGCGCTGCTATGCCTGCTCTACCTGAAAAGCAGAAGCCTGCGGCCAGGAATGATTGCGCATGCGTGGCAGGATATTTTTGCCGGACTGGTGCTGATGGGCGCTTCGCATTTCCACGTACTGCCGAAGTAA
- a CDS encoding acetyl-CoA C-acetyltransferase codes for MQSQSSSMEQIVIVSGVRTPVGKFQGTLSGMKATELGAIAVREAVARAGVDPAMVDECIMGNVVSAGLGQNPARQAALFGGLPPAVSAFTINKVCGSGLKAVALAAQSIQTGNAEIVVAGGMESMTNAPYLLPQARAGFRMGNSVAVDSMVNDGLWDIYNDYHMGVTGENVAEKYNITREEQDEYALNSHRKAAAAQQAGHFKNEIVPVEIPAKKKGQPATFFDTDESVRADASIEALRALKPAFKKDGTVTAGNAPGVNDAGAACLVTSARKAAELGLKPLARIVAQASSGVEPRWVMMAPVTGVQKVLARAGWSTDSVDLFELNEAFSVQAIAVTRELGIPLDKVNVNGGSVAIGHPIGASGARVLVTLLHEMIRRDAKRGVAALCLGGGNSVAMAIERD; via the coding sequence ATGCAGTCCCAATCCTCATCGATGGAACAGATCGTCATTGTCTCTGGCGTCCGCACGCCAGTCGGAAAATTTCAGGGAACCTTGTCCGGCATGAAAGCAACCGAGCTTGGCGCCATCGCCGTGCGCGAAGCCGTCGCGCGAGCCGGCGTCGATCCAGCCATGGTGGACGAGTGCATCATGGGCAACGTCGTCTCCGCCGGGCTCGGGCAAAACCCCGCGCGTCAGGCTGCGCTCTTCGGCGGCCTTCCGCCGGCCGTCAGCGCGTTCACCATCAACAAGGTGTGTGGCTCGGGCCTCAAGGCCGTCGCGCTGGCCGCGCAATCCATCCAGACCGGCAATGCGGAGATCGTTGTCGCCGGCGGCATGGAATCCATGACCAACGCACCCTACCTGCTGCCGCAGGCACGCGCCGGCTTCCGCATGGGCAACAGCGTCGCGGTCGATTCCATGGTGAATGATGGCCTCTGGGATATCTACAACGACTACCACATGGGCGTCACCGGCGAGAACGTCGCCGAGAAGTACAACATCACCCGCGAAGAGCAGGACGAGTACGCTCTGAACTCGCACCGCAAAGCCGCGGCCGCGCAGCAGGCCGGCCACTTCAAAAACGAAATCGTCCCCGTCGAGATTCCCGCGAAGAAGAAAGGCCAGCCCGCCACCTTCTTTGACACCGACGAATCCGTCCGCGCCGATGCCAGCATCGAAGCCTTGCGCGCCCTCAAGCCCGCCTTCAAGAAGGACGGCACCGTCACCGCCGGCAACGCGCCCGGCGTCAATGACGCTGGCGCAGCCTGCCTCGTCACCAGCGCGCGCAAAGCCGCCGAACTCGGCCTCAAGCCCCTGGCGCGCATCGTCGCGCAGGCCTCCAGTGGCGTCGAGCCCAGGTGGGTCATGATGGCACCCGTCACCGGCGTGCAAAAGGTGTTGGCCCGCGCCGGCTGGTCCACTGACAGCGTCGATCTCTTCGAGCTGAACGAAGCTTTCAGCGTGCAGGCCATCGCCGTCACCCGCGAGCTGGGCATTCCTCTCGACAAGGTCAACGTCAACGGCGGCTCCGTCGCCATCGGTCATCCCATCGGTGCCAGCGGAGCGCGCGTGCTCGTCACGCTGCTGCATGAAATGATCCGCCGCGACGCAAAACGTGGTGTCGCCGCGCTCTGCCTTGGCGGGGGCAACTCGGTCGCCATGGCCATCGAGCGCGACTGA
- a CDS encoding class I SAM-dependent methyltransferase — protein MQLKPTERFTTRVESYRHFRPHYPSEIVEALHRECGLKTNDLVADVAAGTGLLTEIFLAAAHPVIAIEPNDAMRAVCAALQSDYPRLQCAPGTAENTGLPNRSVALVTVAQALHWFDLPAARAEFARILSPGGWCAIIYNHRRMGGDAFHDGYERILQTFGTDYAAVQARHAGPQEIAEFFAPSAVRTLTFPNHQDLQLAGLMGRVLSSSYMPQPGHPQYEAMTRAVETLFTQNQHHGTVRMDYETVVSFGQL, from the coding sequence ATGCAGCTCAAGCCGACCGAACGCTTCACCACACGGGTGGAAAGCTACCGTCATTTTCGCCCGCACTACCCGTCAGAGATTGTCGAAGCGCTCCATCGCGAGTGCGGCCTCAAAACCAATGATCTCGTCGCCGATGTGGCCGCCGGCACCGGGCTGCTGACGGAGATCTTTCTCGCCGCCGCCCATCCCGTCATCGCCATTGAGCCCAACGATGCCATGCGCGCCGTCTGCGCAGCGCTCCAGTCAGACTATCCGCGCTTGCAATGCGCTCCGGGCACGGCAGAGAACACTGGCCTTCCCAATCGCAGCGTGGCTTTGGTCACCGTGGCGCAGGCGCTGCACTGGTTCGATCTTCCCGCCGCGCGTGCGGAGTTCGCCCGCATCCTCTCCCCCGGCGGCTGGTGCGCCATCATCTACAACCATCGCCGCATGGGTGGCGATGCCTTTCATGATGGGTATGAGCGCATCTTGCAAACCTTCGGCACTGACTACGCCGCCGTGCAGGCCCGTCACGCCGGCCCTCAAGAAATCGCGGAGTTCTTCGCCCCGTCCGCCGTCCGCACGCTCACTTTCCCTAATCATCAAGACCTGCAGCTCGCAGGATTAATGGGCCGCGTGCTCTCCTCGTCCTACATGCCGCAGCCCGGCCATCCGCAATACGAAGCGATGACCCGCGCAGTCGAAACGCTCTTCACACAAAACCAGCACCACGGCACCGTGCGCATGGACTACGAAACCGTCGTGAGCTTCGGGCAGCTCTAG
- a CDS encoding L-serine ammonia-lyase produces MKTSLFDLYKVGVGPSSSHTMGPMRAAREFAQHLEERSLLAETARVQCDLYGSLALTGHGHGTDRAVLLGLSGEEAAKIDPDTIDGKLERIRSAHSLALRGKHAIPFTEAGDLLFHREILYPPDAVTEHPNGMRFAAFDAQGKELHTETVFSIGGGFTVQDGEEAALLVTDAATVPFSFTSAAELLRMARDAGLHIWELMLRNECAQRSEDEVRRGVLHIWSVMQGCIERGMRAEGILPGGLNVRRRASRLAERLRTKGSVDPLAPLDWVTVYAMAVNEENAAGGRVVTAPTNGAAGVVPAVGRYYLDFLPGANEDGMVRYFLTSAAIGVLYKENASISGAEVGCQGEVGVACSMAAGGLVAALGGTNDEVEHAAEIAMEHNLGMTCDPIGGLVQIPCIERNAMASVKAVQAARIAMNESEGHKVSLDQVIKTMYQTGLDMQSRYKETSLGGLALSVIEC; encoded by the coding sequence GTGAAAACCAGTCTTTTTGATCTCTATAAAGTCGGCGTGGGGCCTTCGAGCTCGCACACCATGGGTCCGATGCGCGCGGCGCGCGAGTTTGCGCAGCATCTTGAGGAGCGTTCACTGCTGGCTGAAACTGCGCGGGTGCAGTGCGATCTTTACGGCTCGCTGGCGCTGACCGGTCATGGGCATGGCACGGATCGCGCGGTGCTGCTGGGACTCTCGGGTGAAGAGGCCGCGAAGATTGACCCGGACACCATCGATGGCAAGCTGGAGCGGATTCGCTCGGCGCATTCGCTCGCGCTGCGGGGCAAGCATGCGATTCCCTTCACCGAAGCCGGCGATCTGCTGTTTCATCGCGAGATTCTTTATCCCCCGGACGCGGTGACGGAGCACCCGAACGGCATGCGCTTTGCCGCCTTTGACGCACAGGGAAAAGAACTGCACACGGAGACGGTGTTTTCGATTGGCGGCGGCTTTACGGTGCAGGACGGCGAAGAGGCCGCGCTGCTGGTGACGGATGCGGCGACGGTGCCGTTCTCATTTACGAGCGCGGCGGAGCTGCTGCGCATGGCCAGGGATGCAGGACTGCACATCTGGGAGCTGATGCTGCGGAACGAATGCGCGCAGCGAAGTGAGGATGAGGTGCGGCGGGGCGTTCTGCATATCTGGAGCGTGATGCAGGGCTGCATCGAGCGAGGCATGCGCGCGGAGGGAATCCTGCCCGGCGGGCTGAATGTGCGCCGCCGCGCGTCGCGGCTGGCCGAACGGCTGCGGACGAAGGGATCGGTGGACCCGCTGGCACCGCTCGATTGGGTGACAGTGTATGCGATGGCGGTGAATGAAGAGAATGCCGCGGGCGGACGCGTGGTGACCGCGCCGACGAATGGAGCGGCGGGGGTTGTTCCGGCTGTGGGGCGCTACTATCTCGACTTTTTGCCGGGGGCGAACGAGGACGGGATGGTGCGCTACTTTTTGACTTCGGCGGCGATTGGCGTGCTCTACAAAGAGAATGCCTCGATCAGCGGCGCGGAGGTGGGTTGCCAGGGCGAGGTGGGCGTGGCGTGCTCGATGGCGGCCGGCGGGCTGGTGGCCGCGCTGGGCGGGACGAATGATGAAGTGGAACATGCCGCCGAGATTGCGATGGAGCACAACCTGGGGATGACGTGCGATCCGATTGGCGGGCTGGTGCAGATTCCCTGCATTGAGCGCAATGCCATGGCTTCAGTGAAAGCGGTGCAGGCGGCGCGCATTGCGATGAATGAGAGCGAGGGACACAAGGTTTCGCTCGACCAGGTGATCAAGACGATGTACCAGACGGGGCTGGATATGCAGTCGCGGTATAAGGAGACGTCGCTGGGCGGACTGGCGCTGAGTGTGATTGAGTGCTGA
- the frr gene encoding ribosome recycling factor yields MSGSVMAGIPALKDTYQQLKTRMDKAVKDFQTQLTSLRTGRASVQMLDQIRVDYYGTPTPLNQVGQVNTPDAQSIVVQPWDTSILKDIENALRTSDLGFNPQNDGKIIRIPVPPMTEERRREVVKHLNKVLEEHRTGVRNIRRDGNDAIKKAAKDKLISEDEEKRSLDEMQKLTDEEIKRMEEISRKKEAEIMQV; encoded by the coding sequence ATGTCAGGTTCAGTTATGGCGGGTATCCCCGCTCTCAAAGACACCTATCAGCAACTCAAGACGCGCATGGACAAGGCGGTGAAGGACTTTCAGACGCAGTTGACCTCGCTGCGCACAGGCCGCGCCTCAGTGCAGATGCTCGACCAGATTCGCGTGGACTACTACGGCACGCCGACGCCGCTGAACCAGGTGGGCCAGGTGAATACGCCCGATGCGCAGTCGATCGTAGTGCAGCCGTGGGACACGAGCATTCTGAAGGACATTGAAAATGCGCTGCGGACCTCGGACCTGGGATTCAATCCGCAGAACGATGGCAAGATTATCCGCATTCCTGTTCCGCCGATGACGGAAGAGCGCCGCCGCGAGGTGGTGAAGCACCTGAACAAGGTGCTGGAAGAGCATCGCACGGGCGTTCGCAACATTCGCCGCGATGGCAATGACGCCATCAAGAAGGCGGCCAAGGACAAGCTGATCTCAGAGGACGAAGAAAAGCGCTCGCTGGACGAGATGCAGAAGCTGACCGATGAAGAGATCAAGCGCATGGAAGAGATCAGCCGCAAGAAGGAAGCGGAGATCATGCAGGTTTGA
- a CDS encoding SIR2 family NAD-dependent protein deacylase, which produces MTQDNREMQLSASDRLFVLTGAGISAESGLATFRGSDGLWNGYRVEEVATPEGWAENPELVWRFYSMRRRDALAAEPNAAHVALARLEERMGERFYLCTQNVDDLHERAGSRRVHHMHGTLFCSRCVRCQQPFADARFYETAGELPVCERCGSAVRPHIVWFGEIPRDMDGIYRELEQATVLLVVGTSGSVYPAAGLVQVARQRGIATVYVGPERPLNAQAFGEIRLGTAVEVLPGLFGETGAHLNTPKR; this is translated from the coding sequence ATGACGCAGGATAATCGAGAGATGCAACTCTCTGCCAGTGATCGACTGTTTGTGCTGACCGGAGCGGGCATCTCCGCCGAGAGCGGGCTGGCGACCTTTCGCGGCTCGGATGGGCTTTGGAACGGGTACCGCGTGGAGGAAGTCGCGACTCCGGAGGGCTGGGCGGAGAATCCGGAGCTGGTGTGGCGCTTTTACTCCATGCGGCGGCGCGATGCGCTGGCTGCCGAGCCCAACGCGGCGCATGTGGCGCTGGCACGGCTGGAAGAGCGCATGGGCGAGCGCTTTTACCTGTGCACGCAGAATGTAGATGACCTGCATGAGCGCGCAGGATCGCGGAGGGTACACCATATGCATGGCACGCTGTTTTGCTCGCGGTGCGTGCGCTGCCAGCAGCCTTTTGCGGATGCGCGGTTTTATGAAACGGCCGGGGAGCTGCCGGTTTGCGAGCGGTGCGGCAGCGCGGTGCGTCCGCACATTGTGTGGTTTGGGGAGATTCCGCGGGATATGGACGGCATCTACCGGGAACTGGAACAGGCGACGGTGCTGCTGGTGGTGGGGACGTCGGGCTCGGTGTATCCGGCAGCGGGATTGGTGCAGGTGGCGCGGCAGCGAGGAATCGCGACGGTGTATGTGGGGCCGGAGCGGCCGCTGAATGCGCAGGCCTTCGGTGAGATTCGGCTGGGAACGGCGGTGGAAGTGCTGCCTGGATTGTTTGGGGAAACGGGAGCGCATCTTAATACGCCGAAGAGATGA